Genomic segment of Chloroflexota bacterium:
CCTCCTCGCCGGTCTGCGCTTCCAGCACCTGATAGCCTGACGTTCGCACCACCGACTTCAGGAGCGCCCGCACGCCGGGCTCGTCCTCCACAAGGAGGAGCGTCTCGGAGCCTCGAGCTAGGGGGCCGATCCGCGACGCCATACCCACCGGCGCCTCGTCGACGACCGGCAGGTAGATCTTGAACGTGGTACCGACGCCGGGCTCGCTGTAGACGGTGATGCTGCCGCCGCTCTGCTGGACGATGCCGTACACCGTCGAGAGGCCGAGACCGGTGCCCTTGCCCGCGTCTTTCGTGGTGAAGAACGGGTCGAAGATGCGCGCCTGCGTCTCCGCGTCCATCCCCACGCCACTGTCGCTCACGGCGAGCATCACGTAGCGGCCCGGCTGCACCCCGAGCTGACCACGTCCGTGGCTCCGCAGGTATGTCTCGTCCAGATCGACGGCCGCGGTCTCGATCGTGAGCTTGCCGCCGCCGGGCATCGCATCGCGCGCGTTGACGGCGAGGTTCATGATCACCTGGTCCATCTGGCCGCGATCGACCTTCACCGGGGAGAGATCGCGCTGCAGGATCGTGGCGAGGTCGATGTTCTCGCCGATCACGCGCCGCAACAGCTTGTCCATCTCGGTCACGATGCCGTTCAGGTCGAGCACCTCGGGCTGCAGCACCTGCTGGCGGCTGAAGGTGAGCAGCTGGCGGGTCAGGTTCGAGGCGCGCTCGCCGGCGGAGAGCACCTCATCCGCGAACAAGCGGGCCGGCGAGTCGTCCGGCAGGTGGGCGAGCATGAGATCCGTGAAGCCGAGGATCGCCGTGAGCAGGTTGTTGAAGTCGTGGGCGATGCCGCCGGCGAGCAGCCCGATCGCCTCCATCTTCTGCGCCTGGCGCAGCGCCATCTCCGCCACGTGCTGATCGGTGAGGTCGCGGAGAACGGTGACCATCGCCGGCGTGCCCTGCAACGTGATTGACGTCCTGGATCCCTCGACGGTGCGGACCTGGCCGTCCGCGCGCCGGACTCGGAACTGCTGGGTTGTGGCCACGCGCTCGCCCCGGAGCTGCGCATCCAGGAGGCCCCGGATCCGCTCCCTGTCTTCTTCGACGACGCGGTCGTCGAAGGGCCGATTCAGCGCCTCGGCTTCGTCCTGCAGGCCGTGGATCTCCAGATAGGCGCGGTTGACGAACGTGCGGATGCCGCCGACATTGACGGACACGCCCTCGGCCAGGTTCTCCACCACCGCCCGGTGGACTTCCTCGCTGTCGCGGAGGGCGATCTCGGCCCGCTTCTGATCAGTGATGTCGGCCACCGTTCCGACGATGGCGGCCTCCTCGGTGGTCATGTGCCGGTGGGCCCGCGCCTGGACCCAGCGAATCTCGCCGTCCGGCCCCTTGATGGGAAACTCGTACGGATGGTCGTCGTCGCGTGCCGTCCGCAGGAACTGCACGATCCCGGGCATGTCGTCGGGCTGGATGAGCGAGCGCCAGCCGGGGCCGAGGAGCCCAGACATCTCCTCGAACGTTCGATTCACATAGACGCACGACAGGTCGTCGGCCAGCTCGAACACGCCGACGGGGATGGCGTCAGCGAGGGACCGGTAGCGCAGTTCGCTGCGGTGCAACTGCTCGCGCCCCCGGGCCAGCGCCACAGCCGCGCTCATGTGGTTGCCGATCGCCGCCGCGAACGGAAGCCAGGCGTCGGTAAGCCTGCCGGTCCCGGCGGAGAGCAGCATGGCGCCTACCACGACATGCTCGACCTGCAAGGGGACCACGATGGCCGAGGCGCCCGTCGCGAGCGGCAGCGCAGAGCCGCCGCGAGCCGTGCTCGGGCCGAGAATGGACGGTCCGTTCACCCGCGCGGCGTGGCGAATCAGCGCCTGCCAGGCTTTCGGGTCATCCGCGGGGACATCCTGCCCGAGCTGGGCGACCAGCTCCGGCTCCCCCGACTCGTCGAGCAGGCAGATCCAGCCCGTGGAGAGGCCGGTCCCGTCCAGGCAGCGGCCCAGTAGATCCCCGAGGACGTCGGCGGCCGGCATCCGCTGCATGGTGAGGTCGGAAATGCCGGTCAGGATGCCAAGCTCGGTCTGGAGGCGCGCGATCCGGCGCACGTGGCTCATGTTCTGCTCGGCCAGGCGCTCGAGCTGGCGCACGATGCGCTCCAGGTACGGCGTGTCGGGGAGATCTCCGGGTTCGGCGCTCGGCGCCCGCCTGGATCCTCCGAGCACCCGCTGGACGGCGGCCAGGATCTCGGCCCAATCGGGCGTCCGCAGCAGCAGGTCTTCGGCGCCGACCGCGAGGCCGAGCTCGCGATCGGCTTCGTCGGTGAACGCGCTGGAGTTCAACAGGACGGCGGTGTCCGCGATCGACGGATCGTGCTTGATCTCGCGGCAGAGCCTGAACCCGTCCATCCCGGGCATGAGC
This window contains:
- a CDS encoding response regulator, with protein sequence MARPTILAIDDNAITRKLTRVALNVEGYDVVEAEDGRSGLEALEQRRPDLVLQDMVLPDIGGIELVRAIRARPAGANIPVIAMSGFLSEMELAQRLKAGFTDFLFKPVEPSHLVMTVRSYIHARPPVTTPPTTTRRVLVVDDDPVQLKLATLRLKHEGYDVSAAADGQEALALIRQSPPDLVLADVLMPGMDGFRLCREIKHDPSIADTAVLLNSSAFTDEADRELGLAVGAEDLLLRTPDWAEILAAVQRVLGGSRRAPSAEPGDLPDTPYLERIVRQLERLAEQNMSHVRRIARLQTELGILTGISDLTMQRMPAADVLGDLLGRCLDGTGLSTGWICLLDESGEPELVAQLGQDVPADDPKAWQALIRHAARVNGPSILGPSTARGGSALPLATGASAIVVPLQVEHVVVGAMLLSAGTGRLTDAWLPFAAAIGNHMSAAVALARGREQLHRSELRYRSLADAIPVGVFELADDLSCVYVNRTFEEMSGLLGPGWRSLIQPDDMPGIVQFLRTARDDDHPYEFPIKGPDGEIRWVQARAHRHMTTEEAAIVGTVADITDQKRAEIALRDSEEVHRAVVENLAEGVSVNVGGIRTFVNRAYLEIHGLQDEAEALNRPFDDRVVEEDRERIRGLLDAQLRGERVATTQQFRVRRADGQVRTVEGSRTSITLQGTPAMVTVLRDLTDQHVAEMALRQAQKMEAIGLLAGGIAHDFNNLLTAILGFTDLMLAHLPDDSPARLFADEVLSAGERASNLTRQLLTFSRQQVLQPEVLDLNGIVTEMDKLLRRVIGENIDLATILQRDLSPVKVDRGQMDQVIMNLAVNARDAMPGGGKLTIETAAVDLDETYLRSHGRGQLGVQPGRYVMLAVSDSGVGMDAETQARIFDPFFTTKDAGKGTGLGLSTVYGIVQQSGGSITVYSEPGVGTTFKIYLPVVDEAPVGMASRIGPLARGSETLLLVEDEPGVRALLKSVVRTSGYQVLEAQTGEEALTLAGAHAGRIDLLMTDLVLPGMTGRELSDQLAAARPGLKVLFLSGYTSDVAVRQGVLNAKMPFLQKPFTAALLSRKVREVLDSGA